The DNA region CTAAGAATTTGAGTTTACGCCTTCGCGCTTGGCTGTTTCCACACGTCATTCTCATGTAAAGCAAATGCATTTTACCTTTAAGAgaatgaagaagaggaggcaaGAAAAGCAGACAAATCTATCATTGCCAGCTGTATTGATTCTTAAAGCCCGAAGTAGATTCGCAGTTGCTAGTAACTGAAACgtttgctttatttgttttcGCCTCGATTAACGCCTTCTCTTCTTTTCTAATTAGTGCTGCTGGCAGATCATTAATGatgaacaaaacacacagtgaaaaaagcaAATCTTCTGCTCTCAGTtgctaattttgttttgttttgaaatctgTGTTTCAGTGGTCACCATCTTGTCGAGATCGCACGCAGACCGTAACGTCTATCCATCTGCAGGAGTGCTGTTCGTCCATGTTCTGGAGAGAGAGTATTTCAAAGGAGAGTTTCCTCCATACCCCAAATCAGgtataagggactgttctttatttatcagatgaggggggtggctggggtgtggctttttttgtaatattgaCTCCCTCTGAAGCTTACAGAAGTATTTTTCtgtgagcctccctgagtgactccCTACACTATgagtaaagtttaaaaaaacaaaaccaaaaactaaacaTAAGTCCATTCCCAGTGCTTATAAAATTATCTGACATGACTCCCCCatttgacccccccccccccaaaaaaataacaaacagacccGAACACTGTCATATTAACACTTTCTGCAATTATTAATAGCATTGAAATGTTTGATTATCTAAATGATTCGAACGTTTGTACAGTTAGCTGTTGGTGCAGACAATGTATAAATGCAGCAGTGCATTGTCGCTTCATTACATATTACTAGAAGAAAATGCTTagctgcagctggcagctcATCCACAATTCAGCTAATGGGTCTAAATGTACATTACTGAATTGGTTCTGACCCGTAACGGATCATTGGGTCGCCCCTCATTAAACAGCTCTGCCTACAGGCGACGCCAGCAATGACCCGATCACTTTCAACACCAACTTGATGGGCTACCCCGACAGGCCCGGCTGGCTGCGCTACATCCAGAGGACCCAGCACAGCGACGGAGTGCTCTATGGCTCCCCCACTGCAGAGCATGTTGGCAAGCCCTCCGTCATTGAGGTGGGTGGTTGGACCACTTTCAAAGTGAAGATGAAGGCATTCTGCTTGTGTTTAATATGTTGAGAAAGGAAAAGCGTTGAACTTGAAAGCAttgaataaaaagaataattttcgTTCATTTAAATGTAAGGGAGTAGCACACATTTGAAGTCTTAACTGAGGCTTGCATAAAGGTAATGGAGTAGTAACACATTTGAATTGATTTTACAGAGCATCGCTGATTTGTATGCATTTAGTGGTAGCATAGCAAAATGTTACGCTTTGTGCTTCAGACTGAAAttccattatgtttttttatgctttctttgTCCTCCCCATAAGCTACTGTAGAAATTCTTTTCCCAAAAGGCTTAGCGTTCCCAGCGGCGCACATGTGCCTCTATACGGCGTCTCAGTCGGGTACAGAGCCTGCATACTGCAGTGTGTATCTAGCTCAGCCTTGTCCAGAGGACTGCTGCCATATAAGCTGCACTGATCTGGGCTTAAACTTTCACCCCTGTGTGTTGCAGATTACTGCCTATAACAGACGCACTTTTGAGACAGCACGGCACAACTTGGTCATAAACATCATGGCTACAGAAGGTAAGAGGTGCCAGTATGAGAGCTTAGGGCAAACACAGATCAGACTGCAACTTCCATGATTAAATCCTGAGGATTCATTCAGTACTTGAAGTGTTGTGGACTTCCTTGAggcaaacatttctgtaaacacaCAGTCCTGTGTTGGTGCAGTATGTTTCAGTGATAAATTATCACATCTATAGGAAGCATTCGTGCCTTTTCATCTGTGTGACTGCACCTCACATCTGCCCATCTGCATGTTTGCACACTGGCTTGTTGACCAGTCGCGGTACATGCAGCGCAATATGAACTGAATTGGTTGAACGCTCAGCAGATGTTCGTGGCGCTAACGTGACATCACTCTCCCTTTTGTGTGATGTCATCTGCCATCTGCCCCAGAAGGAAGCCAAGTCATAACAGAGCGGAACAGACACACCAGCGTCTGCTGGACAGACTGCTGAAATCAGTGTCATCTATGCAGCAAGAATGAAGTATTAATGATATCTTAGTCAGCAGAACACAACTGTAGCTGCACTCCTGTCTTCTTTACCTCTCAGCTTACTAGTGTTGccaaaattatttatgtataGAAACATTGATTCAGAATATTAAATGGTTTCAGTACTAATTTGTTTGCAGTATCGATACACCAGTATCAGCTGCACTTGctcttatttttaatatttacttaagtcattctgctgttctcagCCACGAGTTAGGATAAGTAGTCAttgtcatattattattatatcttttttaatacaaattttaacttttatgccCTGAATGTTAATTTGTAGCTGTTGTTTGAGTTGAattggctgttcaatacaaatattcaactaATCGATTCAACTTTTCCATATGGAGTTTGAACGGGGTTTGGCGAGACGTTCAGGGTGACAGTTATGTTCATGTAATACAGTTAACAAGCCAGGCTAGCCCTCCGAGCTAATGTGTGCCaactaaagctttttttttgacactagatatcaaacaataGCTTGTGACTGTATCAGATTAAGTTGTTATAAGCTGTAAATTTACCACTTTCAAACAGAGGGCAGAAAAAAGCGCTATCGCTGGACCTGACTTTGCAAAGTCTTCCTCCAAACAACTGCCTCTATCTCTCTTAGACTCACTCTGAGTCAGGGTCCGCAGCTGCCTGTACCAGAGAGCAGCGTGAAAGCATGAAGTGCTCACTCTGCTGCTAAATCTGGGGAGTGAAaaatccccagaagtacactgcacacggactgaaaaatcaaaacaaacaaaatgacgCCTTGACTTGAAAGAATCTCAGTGGATCCGACTAATGATTCAAATCTTCAACTTTCCcgtggtcatggaaaacctggaaaagtcatagaatttcacAGATGCATTTTCCAGGCCCGGAAAAGTCAAAGAATTaatcaaaatcatcaaaatgttttggaaaagtcatggaattttgtaacgtgtaaatagtttttttcctctgtggtgtTGTAACAAAACAAAGCTTTAATAAGCATCGATGTGACATTTTGCTTACCAAATTACTTTTGATTCTCCATATTCTCCCTGCATTACATCTCTTCCTTCATGTATGACAGCTAGCTAAAACTAGTTTTtctgatataaaaaatattgggTAAGTGGGACAAgttcaaaaaaactttttttttttgtggtccTTGAAAGTCACattaaagttttgaaatattgtcCCTGAAAATTTGGGAACCCTGTTTTTAGTATCTCTTCTTCATCTGTGTGCACAGAGTTCCCCCTGCCCTACCAGGCGGAATTTTacatcaaaaacatgaatgtggAGGAGATGCTGGCCAGCGAGGTGCTGGGGGATTTCCTAGGAGCGGTGAAGAACGTATGGCAGCCGGAGCGCCTCAACGCCATCAACATCACCTCTGCACTGGACCGTGGCGGCCGGGTGCCCCTGCCCATCAACAACCTTAAAGAAGGGTGAGGATGTTGAAGGTTTTGCCGGACTTGTAATGCAACATATGTAAATACAGAGTGAATTTTATATTGAAGGAAAGGTGATCCACTCacagctaatttttttttttttttaaggcttacTTTATCTCTTTTCATCAATTTTGTATTCTAAAAACCAAATTAAGTGCGGTATTGGTGTTATGATTTAGGTATAATTCCTCTGGATAACATATACACAAAGAATGAGGTTTAACAGTCTTAAACATTCTTTCCAATTGAACAAATTGCTTATATTTTCAGCCCACTCACatcatgctgacattttatttaagtgGGGCCCCGGGGATCCACCGTTCGCTGTGAATTAGATGAGTACACTTGGCCGTCAGCACTGACAGATACTGTCAGCTGGTCTCGTTCAGAGGGGAATAGCCCACATGAACTGCCATAAGTTGTGCATCAAAGATTCATGCTGATGTTTTGGAAGATGAAAGCATGCAGGAGAGAGCTCAGTGGAGGAGAAATCCTCTGACTATTACAAACCTCAAcgtaaacatgtaaaatgagGCTCCATCTTTGCTTCTCTCATGCTTTGCATTTCACTGTGTCTACCCCCTCCCAGAGTGTATGTGATGGTCGGTGCGGATGTTCCCTTCTCGTCGTGCCTGCGGGAGGTGGAAAGCCCACATAACCAGCTGCGCTGCAGTCAGGAGATGGAGCCTGTCATCAGCTGCGACAAGAAGTTCAGAGCTCAGTTTCACATTGATTGGTGTAAGATCTCTCTGGTGAGGATTGTCTTGTACAGATTTCCTTGAGTTAAAAATTGCATCTTTTAAAGGGAACATATTGTTCTCATTTTTAGGTTCAGACTTTGAAAGGCACTTACATAGGGCTGCCCCTTTAAAGTCGGacatttgaatcatcagtcagagagcctcagtcgactgagattgcttcatatcgagcagctgtttttctttgtttgtttttttgctagttagcgtgctgtgcagtgtttctggggacgttttgatccccagattttgctgcggagtgagtgctacTGACTTCGTTGCTATTCTTTGGAGCTGTGGAcgtgcaggcagcagcacagataaACTCAATCTTAAAAGTGgtaaattttgattttgtttgatatctactgccaccaaaaaatgttgcacGTTTAAGATCTGTCGTTAGTGCCATTAGCTTGTCTACTATTATTTACTACAGCCGTACATTTACACAATagattgatgcagaaaaggcaccaaCTGATGCCTAAAATTTccccagaatgcaggaaattaagtgtttgatgcttttCTGGCGGAGGAGCCCCAAACCCCCCTAAATTAAACCTTGGTCCTTGTATGTTTAGATGCTTTGATGTTCTAAAAACGCTTCACTTTcctcttattttctgtgctggaacacctgtattcaccctctgtctgaaatgatCCATTTCAGCACCTGTCTCTATAAGCCCCCCTcacaaaaaaagcccagtctgctccgATTGAAGAGCGTTTAATGGTCTCTCATATCGCTGCATTGTGATTTCAGCTGGGGGAATGACAGAAACTAAGTATAAGGGCTTTTTTCCAccaagaaaaatcacaaataaaagtttCTAAACCCAATTGCACGTTGGCAatcaagattacatgtttccctagTGTAGCAtgcagctacatgtagcagtgtacttgcagccagTGACTGTAACAGAGacaaatcaccaataaaagcctCTAAACCAAAATCTCCACAACCATAAATTttagcaggaatatgatccaaaatctgGGAAAAATTTACAACATCAGCAATCAAGATTACATGTTACCCTGATATTAcgatgtagctacatgtagcaatgtACTTGCAGCTGAGGAATGACTAACTAAGTAGAGTGGCACTTTCTaatgtgaaaaatcaccaataaaagcttccaaCGCAAAATCTTtacaactggacatgttccaCCAGGAATATGATCTAAAATCAGAGAGAAATTAACGTCAGCAACCAAGATTTCATGTTTTCCTGACGTTAACATGTAGCAGTACCTCAAGCAGAAATCTgacatcagtttgtttttaaagtagaaaaacatCAGAGGCAACCTGAACCCCGAGGTTTTTATCACAGGGACTACGTCtacatacatttacatcattatttgaaacttttccacatttaatatgaatattaat from Plectropomus leopardus isolate mb chromosome 18, YSFRI_Pleo_2.0, whole genome shotgun sequence includes:
- the sgce gene encoding epsilon-sarcoglycan isoform X3; translation: MMGTMSAKTVAVWLGTVVTILSRSHADRNVYPSAGVLFVHVLEREYFKGEFPPYPKSALPTGDASNDPITFNTNLMGYPDRPGWLRYIQRTQHSDGVLYGSPTAEHVGKPSVIEITAYNRRTFETARHNLVINIMATEEFPLPYQAEFYIKNMNVEEMLASEVLGDFLGAVKNVWQPERLNAINITSALDRGGRVPLPINNLKEGVYVMVGADVPFSSCLREVESPHNQLRCSQEMEPVISCDKKFRAQFHIDWCKISLVDINKVVPVYISRPDPGTGILPEFGEYNPPSESLQSRNYFSDFLITLAVPSAVALVLFFILGYTMCCRREGVEKRNMQTPDIQLVHHSSIQKSTKELRSMSKNREISWPLSTLPVFNPVSGEVVPPIHPDNYETTSMPLMQTQTNLQNQITIPQQRPSGDNYVMSTFRRLEVNGIPEERKVAEALNL
- the sgce gene encoding epsilon-sarcoglycan isoform X2 — protein: MHAYDAKHTSLHERNVHVERSVGLKQRTALYRDVVTILSRSHADRNVYPSAGVLFVHVLEREYFKGEFPPYPKSALPTGDASNDPITFNTNLMGYPDRPGWLRYIQRTQHSDGVLYGSPTAEHVGKPSVIEITAYNRRTFETARHNLVINIMATEEFPLPYQAEFYIKNMNVEEMLASEVLGDFLGAVKNVWQPERLNAINITSALDRGGRVPLPINNLKEGVYVMVGADVPFSSCLREVESPHNQLRCSQEMEPVISCDKKFRAQFHIDWCKISLVDINKVVPVYISRPDPGTGILPEFGEYNPPSESLQSRNYFSDFLITLAVPSAVALVLFFILGYTMCCRREGVEKRNMQTPDIQLVHHSSIQKSTKELRSMSKNREISWPLSTLPVFNPVSGEVVPPIHPDNYETTSMPLMQTQTNLQNQITIPQQRPSGKWYS
- the sgce gene encoding epsilon-sarcoglycan isoform X1 → MHAYDAKHTSLHERNVHVERSVGLKQRTALYRDVVTILSRSHADRNVYPSAGVLFVHVLEREYFKGEFPPYPKSGDASNDPITFNTNLMGYPDRPGWLRYIQRTQHSDGVLYGSPTAEHVGKPSVIEITAYNRRTFETARHNLVINIMATEEFPLPYQAEFYIKNMNVEEMLASEVLGDFLGAVKNVWQPERLNAINITSALDRGGRVPLPINNLKEGVYVMVGADVPFSSCLREVESPHNQLRCSQEMEPVISCDKKFRAQFHIDWCKISLVDINKVVPVYISRPDPGTGILPEFGEYNPPSESLQSRNYFSDFLITLAVPSAVALVLFFILGYTMCCRREGVEKRNMQTPDIQLVHHSSIQKSTKELRSMSKNREISWPLSTLPVFNPVSGEVVPPIHPDNYETTSMPLMQTQTNLQNQITIPQQRPSGDNYVMSTFRRLEVNGIPEERKVAEALNL
- the sgce gene encoding epsilon-sarcoglycan isoform X4 — its product is MHAYDAKHTSLHERNVHVERSVGLKQRTALYRDVVTILSRSHADRNVYPSAGVLFVHVLEREYFKGEFPPYPKSALPTGDASNDPITFNTNLMGYPDRPGWLRYIQRTQHSDGVLYGSPTAEHVGKPSVIEITAYNRRTFETARHNLVINIMATEEFPLPYQAEFYIKNMNVEEMLASEVLGDFLGAVKNVWQPERLNAINITSALDRGGRVPLPINNLKEGVYVMVGADVPFSSCLREVESPHNQLRCSQEMEPVISCDKKFRAQFHIDWCKISLVDINKVVPVYISRPDPGTGILPEFGEYNPPSESLQSRNYFSDFLITLAVPSAVALVLFFILGYTMCCRREGVLGETCPLVHSVLHTHPTPSPFPPSLPNNPFTCV